Proteins from one Nicotiana tabacum cultivar K326 chromosome 23, ASM71507v2, whole genome shotgun sequence genomic window:
- the LOC107828607 gene encoding uncharacterized protein LOC107828607 has protein sequence MKAYLQSFDLWKEVEEDGKVPPLPANPTLAQIKNYNEGNVKKFKAINALNSTISENILTKLMASETPKEIWDFLQNEYLGNDQSRLKQVLNLKREFEIQKMREFEWIKDYVDRLTTISNKIRLFGEKFSDSRIVEKVLVSLPEKFESKISSLEDSKDLSNNLVNDLVNALQVVEQRRAIRDEKIIEQAFVAKIPSESTGKVKSPPCGICKKNNHAEKDYWFKGKLKCFNCKRPGHKQKVASLKSCKQIWYKRKKLFSKSWREV, from the coding sequence ATGAAGGCCTATTTACAATCTTTTGATCTATGgaaagaagttgaagaagatggCAAAGTACCACCATTGCCGGCCAATCCAACTTTGGCGCAAATCAAGAATTACAATGAGGGAAATGTCAAAAAGTTTAAAGCAATAAATGCTTTGAATTCCACTATTTCggaaaatattttaacaaaactTATGGCAAGTGAAACTCCAAAGGAAATATGGGATTTTCTACAAAACGAATACTTGGGCAATGATCAATCAAGATTGAAGCAAgttttaaatcttaaaagagAATTTGAGATTCAAAAGATGAGAGAATTTGAATGGATTAAAGATTATGTCGATAGACTCACAACAATTTCCAATAAAATTAGACTATTTGGTGAAAAGTTTTCAGATAGTAGAATTGTTGAAAAAGTTCTTGTGAGTTTGCCTGAGAAATTTGAATCTAAGATTTCTTCACTTGAGGATTCTAAAGATCTCTCAAACAATTTGGTTAATGATTTAGTCAATGCTTTGCAAGTTGTTGAGCAAAGGAGGGCAATTAGAGATGAAAAAATTATTGAACAAGCTTTTGTTGCGAAGATACCAAGCGAATCAACCGGAAAAGTAAAATCTCCACCCTGTGGCATCTGCAAGAAAAACAACCATGCTGAGAAGGATTATTGGTTTAAAGGTAAACTCAAGTGTTTTAACTGTAAAAGGCCTGGACATAAGCAAAAAGTTGCAAGCTTAAAGAGTTGCAAGCAAATATGGTACAAGAGGAAGAAGCTCTTTTCTAAAAGTTGGAGAgaagtttaa